One part of the Ranitomeya imitator isolate aRanImi1 chromosome 10, aRanImi1.pri, whole genome shotgun sequence genome encodes these proteins:
- the LOC138652262 gene encoding forkhead box protein L3-like, producing the protein MEPAAEALEKPPYSYIALIALVLEQSPGRRLPLRGIYEAIARRFPYYARLPGKGWQNSVRHTLSLNPCFIRLPRQPGHKGSLWLLDPSVHDMFDGGNYLRRRRKKRPEKPESPERWPGFRYQDPAGYRLSPEHCPLLRAPWGPGCPLLYPGGPGPVYPGGPGPVYPGGPGPVFPGGPGPVYPGGPGPVFPRGPGPVYPGGPSPVYPGGPGPVFPRGPGPVFPAPRYWDPDLQYGAPRPPRMELSPPAPGTLRSLLTDL; encoded by the coding sequence ATGGAGCCTGCAGCGGAGGCGCTGGAGAAGCCGCCGTACTCGTACATCGCCCTGATCGCCCTGGTGCTGGAGCAGAGCCCGGGCCGCCGCCTGCCCCTCCGCGGCATCTATGAAGCCATAGCCCGGCGCTTCCCGTACTACGCCCGGCTACCGGGGAAAGGCTGGCAGAACAGCGTCCGCCACACCCTCAGCCTGAACCCGTGCTTCATCCGCCTGCCCCGCCAGCCCGGGCACAAGGGCAGCCTGTGGCTGCTGGACCCCTCCGTCCACGACATGTTTGACGGCGGCAACtacctgaggaggaggaggaagaagcggcCGGAGAAGCCCGAGAGCCCCGAGCGCTGGCCCGGATTCCGGTACCAGGACCCCGCCGGATACCGGCTGTCACCGGAGCACTGCCCGCTGCTCAGAGCGCCCTGGGGGCCCGGCTGTCCGCTGCTGTACCCCGGGGGGCCCGGACCTGTGTATCCCGGGGGGCCCGGACCTGTGTATCCCGGGGGGCCCGGCCCAGTGTTTCCCGGGGGGCCCGGACCTGTGTATCCCGGGGGGCCCGGCCCAGTGTTTCCCAGGGGGCCCGGACCTGTGTATCCCGGGGGGCCCAGCCCAGTGTACCCCGGGGGGCCCGGCCCAGTGTTTCCCAGGGGGCCCGGACCGGTGTTTCCCGCCCCCCGGTACTGGGACCCGGATCTGCAGTATGGGGCCCCACGGCCCCCCAGGATGGAGCTGTCCCCACCGGCCCCGGGGACCCTCCGCTCCCTCCTCACCGACCTCTGA